A genomic window from Streptomyces sp. 846.5 includes:
- a CDS encoding acylphosphatase yields MSEDVRMTAWVRGAVQQVGFRWWTRSRALEIGLLGYASNLGDGRVQVVAEGSREDCGRLLELLRHGDTPGRVDGVTEIWGSPEGGYLGFAIR; encoded by the coding sequence ATGAGTGAGGATGTCCGGATGACCGCGTGGGTGCGCGGCGCCGTTCAGCAGGTCGGGTTCCGCTGGTGGACCAGGTCCCGGGCGCTGGAGATCGGCCTCCTCGGATACGCCTCCAACCTGGGCGACGGCCGGGTCCAGGTGGTGGCCGAGGGCAGCCGGGAGGACTGCGGGCGACTGCTGGAACTGCTCCGGCACGGCGACACGCCCGGCAGGGTCGACGGGGTGACCGAAATATGGGGCAGCCCGGAGGGCGGCTACCTGGGCTTCGCCATCCGCTGA